One window of Actinomycetota bacterium genomic DNA carries:
- a CDS encoding YajQ family cyclic di-GMP-binding protein, with protein MAKDAFSFDIVSEIDMAEVSNALDQARREVATRFDFKNTGTMVDRDEDLLEIRSSTEDRLKAALEVLKEKMVRREIPLKALSNGPVQPAARGTYRMNVHVNHGITDEKARELTKFVKGLSVKVQSQVQGDQVRITGKKKDDLQAVIRAVKEHDFGIALQFTNFRP; from the coding sequence ATGGCCAAGGATGCCTTCTCGTTCGACATCGTCTCCGAGATCGACATGGCCGAGGTCTCGAACGCGCTCGACCAGGCCAGGCGCGAGGTCGCCACGCGGTTCGACTTCAAGAACACCGGGACGATGGTCGATCGCGACGAGGACCTCCTGGAGATCCGCTCCTCCACCGAGGACCGGCTGAAGGCGGCCCTGGAGGTCCTGAAGGAGAAGATGGTCCGCCGGGAGATCCCCCTGAAGGCGCTGTCCAACGGCCCGGTCCAGCCGGCCGCCCGGGGAACCTACCGCATGAACGTGCACGTGAACCACGGGATCACGGACGAGAAGGCCCGCGAGCTGACCAAGTTCGTGAAGGGGCTTTCCGTGAAGGTCCAGAGCCAGGTCCAGGGGGACCAGGTGCGGATCACGGGGAAGAAGAAGGACGATCTCCAGGCCGTGATCCGGGCCGTCAAGGAACACGACTTCGGGATCGCGCTCCAGTTCACGAACTTCCGGCCCTAG